The Bradyrhizobium oligotrophicum S58 genome contains the following window.
GACGACGAGCTCCGCGGCACGGCCGCCGAGCAGCACCGCCATCTTGTTCTCGAGCTCCTCGCGCGTCATCAGGAAGCGGTCCTCGGTCGGGCGCTGGATGGTGTAGCCGAGCGCGCCGACGCCGCGCGGGATGATCGACACCTTGTGCACGGGATCGGTACCCGGGAGGCTCATCGCGACGATGGCATGACCCATCTCGTGATAGGCGACGATCTCGCGCTCCTTGGGATTGAGCAGCCGGTTGCGCTTCTCCAGCCCCGCGACGATGCGCTCGATCGCATTGTTGAAATCGTCCAGCGAAACCTCGTCGGCGCCGCGCCGTGTCGCCAGCAGGGTCGCCTCGTTGACGAGGTTGGCGAGATCAGCGCCGGTGAAACCCGGGGTCAGCGCCGCGACCTTCTCGGGATCGACGTCGGCGGCGAGCTTGGCCTTCTTCAGATGCACCTGCAGGATCTGGATGCGGCCCGGCTTGTCGGGACGGTCGACCAGCACCTGACGGTCGAAGCGGCCGGCGCGCAGCAGCGCCGGATCGAGAATCTCGGGACGGTTGGTCGCCGCCAGCAGCACCAGGCCGGTCGAGGAATCGAAACCGTCGAGCTCGACCAGCAGCTGGTTCAGCGTCTGCTCCTTCTCGTCGTGACCACCGGCGAACGGGCCCATGCCGCGGGCACGTCCCAGCGCATCGAGCTCGTCGATGAAGATGATGGCCGGCGCCTTGGCGCGCGCCTGCTCGAACAGGTCGCGCACCCGCGCGGCACCGACGCCGACGAACATCTCGACGAATTCGGAGCCCGAGATCGAGAAGAACGGCACACCCGCCTCGCCTGCGACCGCCTTGGCGAGCAAGGTCTTGCCGGTGCCGGGCGGGCCGACCAGCAGCACGCCCTTCGGCATGCGGCCGCCGAGCCGGCCATAGGATTTCGGGTCCTTCAGGAAAGAGACGATCTCGCGCAGCTCGTCCTTGGCCTCATCGACGCCGGCGACGTCCTCGAACCGGACTCCCGTATTGGATTCGACATAGACCTTGGCCTTGCTCTTGCCGATCTGCATCAGGCCGCCACCGAGGCCGCCGGCGCCGCCCATCATCCGCCGCGACAGCCAGTACCAGACGCCGAAGAACAGCGCGATCGGCATCACCAGCGACAGGATGTCGCCGAGGATGTTGCTCTCGACCCGGCCGGTGAAGGTGACGTTGGCCTTGGCGAGCTCCTTGGCGAACTCCTGATCGACGCGCGTGGTCGCGAAGCGCGTCTGGCCGCCGGGCAACGGCTCCTTCAAGCTGCCTTCCAGGTAGTTCTCGGAGACGCCGACCTCCTTCACCTTGCCGGCGGCCAGGAGATCCTGAAACTGGCTGTAGGGAATGATGGCGACCTGGCGATAGCTCGTCCACGCATTGTGGATCATCATCGCGACGAAGATCGCGATGATCGCGTACCAGAGATTGAAACGGGTCTGCTTGGTCATGGGTCTCTCAATCGGTGATCGGCCGAAAACGCGTGGCCGCGAGCTGCGGATCAAGCGGGCATTCAAACGGGCTTGGCGTCAGGCTTGGTCCTGCCCCGTAGCTTTCGGCACGAAGACGGACACCGCGCGGGGCAGCACGCCGAAACGCGCGGGGGTGAAGGTGACGAGCTCGCCATCGGCATTGATCGGGCGCGGACGCCGGGTGCGGATCTCGAACGACGTGTCGCGCGAGGCCCGCACCTCCTGCCACAGGCCGTGGCGGCCCTTGCGGAAATCATAGGCCATCGCCAGCAGCTTCCAGACCCGGCCGATCTCCAGCGAATAGAGGTCGAGATGGGAATCGTCGATCTCGGCGCGGTGATCGACGGCCATGCCGCCGCCGTAGTAGCGGCCGTTGCCGACTGCGATCTGCAAGGTCTTGACGCGCACCGCGCCGTCGGACGACACGATCATCGCGCGGAACGGCCGCGCATTGGTGAGCACCTTCAGCGCCGTGATCGCATAGCCGAGCCGGCCGAACTTCCGCTTGGTCTCCTTGGTCAGCTGCCGCGCAAGCTCGGCGCTCAAGCCAAGGCTGGCGACGTTGAAGAACGGATGTCCGTTGACCTCGCCAAGATCGATCTGACGGCGGTGGCCGGCTGCAATCACGTCTGTGGCCGCCTCCATGTCCTGGGGCAGGCCAAGCGTGCGGGCCAGATCATTGGCGGTGCCGGCCGGAATGATGCCGAGCGGCAGGCCGGTCTTCACCAGCGCGGGCGCAGCCGCATTCAGGCTGCCGTCGCCGCCGGCAACGACCACCGCTTCCGCGTCGTCAGCATGCGCTTCGATCCACGGTGCGACTTCGCGCGGGCTGTGCGGCGCGGAGATCACGAGGTCATAGCCGGCCGCGCTCAGCCGCGATACGGCAAGGCCGGCCGCCTCGCCGCCGGAGCGGCTGCCACGGTTGATGATCATCAGGAGCCGGCGTACCGAGGCGCTCGGCCGCGCCAACCTGGCGTTCGCGACGATCGTCTGGTCACCCCCCGCAGTCACGACAAGCTCCCGTCCACAAACCGACGCGCGCTGGGCATCAGGCG
Protein-coding sequences here:
- the ftsH gene encoding ATP-dependent zinc metalloprotease FtsH, which gives rise to MTKQTRFNLWYAIIAIFVAMMIHNAWTSYRQVAIIPYSQFQDLLAAGKVKEVGVSENYLEGSLKEPLPGGQTRFATTRVDQEFAKELAKANVTFTGRVESNILGDILSLVMPIALFFGVWYWLSRRMMGGAGGLGGGLMQIGKSKAKVYVESNTGVRFEDVAGVDEAKDELREIVSFLKDPKSYGRLGGRMPKGVLLVGPPGTGKTLLAKAVAGEAGVPFFSISGSEFVEMFVGVGAARVRDLFEQARAKAPAIIFIDELDALGRARGMGPFAGGHDEKEQTLNQLLVELDGFDSSTGLVLLAATNRPEILDPALLRAGRFDRQVLVDRPDKPGRIQILQVHLKKAKLAADVDPEKVAALTPGFTGADLANLVNEATLLATRRGADEVSLDDFNNAIERIVAGLEKRNRLLNPKEREIVAYHEMGHAIVAMSLPGTDPVHKVSIIPRGVGALGYTIQRPTEDRFLMTREELENKMAVLLGGRAAELVVYGHLSTGAADDLRRVTDIARSMVTRYGMSEQLGSVAYERDNQSFLAPGAARSADYGEAAGDAIDAEVRAIVTSALERTRKLLQDKRDVLERAARRLLVKETLDETELTALLKPDQRAGDLVAAAKPM
- a CDS encoding lipid kinase; this encodes MTAGGDQTIVANARLARPSASVRRLLMIINRGSRSGGEAAGLAVSRLSAAGYDLVISAPHSPREVAPWIEAHADDAEAVVVAGGDGSLNAAAPALVKTGLPLGIIPAGTANDLARTLGLPQDMEAATDVIAAGHRRQIDLGEVNGHPFFNVASLGLSAELARQLTKETKRKFGRLGYAITALKVLTNARPFRAMIVSSDGAVRVKTLQIAVGNGRYYGGGMAVDHRAEIDDSHLDLYSLEIGRVWKLLAMAYDFRKGRHGLWQEVRASRDTSFEIRTRRPRPINADGELVTFTPARFGVLPRAVSVFVPKATGQDQA